In the Salvia miltiorrhiza cultivar Shanhuang (shh) chromosome 8, IMPLAD_Smil_shh, whole genome shotgun sequence genome, CTTGCACTTTGCTTTGGAACAAATTATCTCTAATTTAATTTCCTCATAACCTTTCCCCTTCCCCATCTTCATTAACTAGCTCCACAATTCATGCACCAAACAGTTGTACCCCAAACTACAGACCTTGTACCATTTCTCAAGAAACAAACATGGATGCCATGAATAACTGGTTAGGGTTCTCTCTCTCGTCAAATCAAGATTACCACCCACAAAACTCATCAGTTTCTGAACTAGGGTTTCACTCAGATCATGAACAAATGTCGACCCATGAATGCTTTGCAATTGATCTCACACCTCCTTCCATTTTCGAAGCTTTCAACACAAACCCTCCATCTCAAGGTTAACCTCCCCACACAAAATCTtgattttccttttttattgTTTAATATCTCGTTTAATCATCTGTATACACAATAAAATCCAATCTTTTGAAGTGGGCTTGgcttttttttactttatttatttatgttatccCTTCGTTCTTCAAATTTCCTTTTTTATGCAGATTGGAATGTGAATGATGATAGCCGCATCAACTCCTTCTCATGCAACCAAAATCAAGAAACTCCAAAACTTGAGAATTTTCTTGAAGTTGGAGGCCAATCTTTTGCTGTTGATCATCACAGCATGATTGATGGAGGCAGCAGCCACAACATGGGCCTCTCCATGATCAAGAACTGGCTGAGAAGCCACGCTACGCCGGCGCCTGCAGCTGATGACAAGCCAGTTGATGAGGCGCCGCCGGAGCCATCTCGCGGCCACACGCTGTCTCTCTCCATGAGCACTAGCTCGCAGTCATCAGACAACAAATTGtgtggcggcggtggtgggGCAGTTGAATCTGTGCCTAGGAAATCTATAGAAACATTTGGACAAAGAACCTCAATATATCGTGGTGTAACAAGgtccttttttttgtttttcttttaacttTTAGCTAGAGatattttttatgatatttttgtaGGGGATGAGAAAATTTATGATGttaagattttatttattaattgaaataaagttTTATATGCTTGATTTGTGCAGGCATAGATGGACTGGGAGATACGAAGCACATTTATGGGATAATAGTTGCAGGAGAGAGGGGCAAACTCGGAAAGGAAGGCAAGGTATACAAGTATATAATATAGTGGTGTTGGTACTAATTTACTATAATCGATACATATAGGATTCTAATTGTCTTCGTTTTTTTTAAAGGATTCTAAGTGTTTCTAAATACTTCATTTTTCCCCAAGTTTTTCGATTCTATTAATGTAAATGgcatttcattttcttaagtTGATAACGTTATATGCTATTGTAATTATGTATTTACGTGTAATTATGTATATGATGTTTCTTGCCTTTTAACTCCCCTTTTTTTTTGACATGGATGATTCAAACTCGCTGCAGTTTATTTGGGTAAGTCAGGCCTTTTTTTTTCCTAGCTTCCCGTTTATAATATTTTTCTGATTACATTATTTTGAATGTATAGAttatttgtttaatatttattttggtgTGCATTTGTTTTTTAATGTAGGAGGTTATGACAAGGAAGAAAAGGCTGCTAGAGCTTATGATTTAGCTGCCTTGAAATATTGGGGAACCACCACCACTACAAATTTACCtgtaatttaatttgaagattattaatctttttgtttaatttcttaagaCCGAATTATAAAACCTTTATtctaatttgtttatttatacaTATCAGATTAGCAATTATGAGACAGAACTGGAGGAAATGAAGCACATGACAAGgcaggaatatgtagcatcacTTAGAAGGTAACTTTTGAATTATTAATCAAATCTCCTTATTGTAG is a window encoding:
- the LOC131001867 gene encoding AP2-like ethylene-responsive transcription factor BBM2 isoform X1, whose product is MDAMNNWLGFSLSSNQDYHPQNSSVSELGFHSDHEQMSTHECFAIDLTPPSIFEAFNTNPPSQDWNVNDDSRINSFSCNQNQETPKLENFLEVGGQSFAVDHHSMIDGGSSHNMGLSMIKNWLRSHATPAPAADDKPVDEAPPEPSRGHTLSLSMSTSSQSSDNKLCGGGGGAVESVPRKSIETFGQRTSIYRGVTRHRWTGRYEAHLWDNSCRREGQTRKGRQVYLGGYDKEEKAARAYDLAALKYWGTTTTTNLPISNYETELEEMKHMTRQEYVASLRRKSTGFSRGASIYRGVTRHHQHGRWQARIGRVAGNKDLYLGTFSTQEEAAEAYDVAAIKFRGLNAVTNFETSRYDVRGIMESIKLPIPMGKRLKEAEKGDMSLQMHQGCNSFGLEQGSMYPYQRMWCKQEQDSDVGFNDEALLQASMLQLNNPNLNAAAAACDGFGFEGVFGSSTDAYRSLYYQSQQLSSMWNAT
- the LOC131001867 gene encoding AP2-like ethylene-responsive transcription factor BBM2 isoform X2; translated protein: MDAMNNWLGFSLSSNQDYHPQNSSVSELGFHSDHEQMSTHECFAIDLTPPSIFEAFNTNPPSQDWNVNDDSRINSFSCNQNQETPKLENFLEVGGQSFAVDHHSMIDGGSSHNMGLSMIKNWLRSHATPAPAADDKPVDEAPPEPSRGHTLSLSMSTSSQSSDNKLCGGGGGAVESVPRKSIETFGQRTSIYRGVTRHRWTGRYEAHLWDNSCRREGQTRKGRQGGYDKEEKAARAYDLAALKYWGTTTTTNLPISNYETELEEMKHMTRQEYVASLRRKSTGFSRGASIYRGVTRHHQHGRWQARIGRVAGNKDLYLGTFSTQEEAAEAYDVAAIKFRGLNAVTNFETSRYDVRGIMESIKLPIPMGKRLKEAEKGDMSLQMHQGCNSFGLEQGSMYPYQRMWCKQEQDSDVGFNDEALLQASMLQLNNPNLNAAAAACDGFGFEGVFGSSTDAYRSLYYQSQQLSSMWNAT